The Engraulis encrasicolus isolate BLACKSEA-1 chromosome 22, IST_EnEncr_1.0, whole genome shotgun sequence genome includes a region encoding these proteins:
- the onecut1 gene encoding hepatocyte nuclear factor 6, producing MNAQLSMENIGDLHGVGHEPVHTAELMSDSPHHRSTVPHRSNLSAHARSMGMATILDSGDYHHHRPPEHGLASHLHPAMTMACEAPHGMSMSSTYTTLTPLQPLPPISTVSDKFPHHHHHHHHHHPPHHHQRIPGNVSGSFTLMRDDRGLASMNNIYSPYHKDVTSMGQSLSPLSGSGLGGIHNSQQGLPPYAHPGAAMPTEKMLTPNGFEAHHPAMLARHGEQHMSASSGMVQINGIHHHPHAHLNAQSHGQVLGSGREQNHSSVPGSQVNNGGNSGQMEEVNTKEVAQRITTELKRYSIPQAIFAQRVLCRSQGTLSDLLRNPKPWSKLKSGRETFRRMWKWLQEPEFQRMSALRLAGEGTLACKRKEQEHGGGKGDRGGGGGGSLAKKPRLVFTDVQRRTLHAIFKENKRPSKELQITISQQLGLELATVSNFFMNARRRSLDKWQDDGSHHSANSNSSSSTCTKA from the exons ATGAATGCCCAGCTGTCGATGGAGAACATTGGCGATCTGCACGGTGTGGGCCATGAACCAGTGCACACGGCGGAGCTGATGAGCGACAGTCCTCATCACAGGAGCACGGTACCCCATCGCAGCAACCTGTCAGCCCACGCACGCTCAATGGGCATGGCAACAATCCTGGACAGCGGCGACTATCACCACCATCGGCCCCCGGAGCACGGACTAGCCAGCCACCTGCACCCGGCCATGACCATGGCGTGCGAGGCTCCCCACGGCATGAGCATGAGCAGCACCTACACCACGCTGACTCCCCTGCAGCCGCTACCTCCCATCTCCACCGTCTCGGACAAGTTccctcaccaccatcatcaccatcaccaccatcatcctccCCATCATCACCAGAGGATCCCGGGCAATGTGAGCGGGAGTTTCACCTTGATGCGGGACGACAGGGGTCTGGCGTCGATGAACAACATTTACTCGCCGTACCACAAGGATGTTACCAGCATGGGACAGAGCCTGTCCCCCCTGTCGGGCTCCGGACTAGGTGGCATCCACAACTCGCAACAGGGACTGCCGCCGTATGCACACCCGGGAGCCGCCATGCCCACGGAGAAAATGCTCACACCGAACGGATTCGAGGCACACCATCCTGCCATGCTAGCCCGGCACGGTGAGCAGCACATGTCCGCCTCCTCGGGAATGGTGCAAATCAACGGGATCCACCACCACCCGCACGCCCACCTCAATGCTCAGAGCCACGGACAAGTGCTAGGCTCCGGCCGTGAACAAAACCATTCCTCGGTGCCTGGTTCACAGGTCAACAATGGAGGCAATTCGGGGCAAATGGAAGAAGTCAATACCAAAGAAGTAGCCCAGCGGATCACTACTGAGCTGAAACGGTACAGTATCCCCCAGGCCATTTTTGCCCAGAGAGTGCTCTGCCGATCACAGGGGACCCTATCTGACCTGTTAAGAAACCCCAAACCCTGGAGCAAGCTCAAGTCTGGACGCGAGACTTTCAGGAGAATGTGGAAGTGGTTGCAAGAGCCTGAGTTCCAAAGAATGTCCGCGCTCAGGCTCGCAGGTGAGGGAACACTAG cCTGCAAGAGGAAGGAGCAGGAGCATGGCGGGGGCAAAGGGGaccgtggtggtggcggcggcggcagcctTGCAAAGAAGCCTCGTCTGGTCTTCACCGACGTCCAGCGCCGGACTTTACACGCAATATTCAAGGAGAACAAGCGTCCGTCCAAGGAGCTCCAGATCACCATCTCCCAGCAGCTGGGCCTGGAGCTGGCCACCGTTAGCAACTTCTTCATGAATGCGCGGCGGCGGAGCCTGGACAAGTGGCAGGACGATGGCTCCCACCACTCGGCCAACTCCAATTCCTCATCCAGCACTTGTACCAAAGCATGA